Proteins encoded together in one Deinococcus multiflagellatus window:
- a CDS encoding ParB/RepB/Spo0J family partition protein: MPATDTAATPKKTRTKKGSEAPAEPVDFKTMAAQTRAKMQASHERGKALGGKKAAAAAPVAAEGVPADTDLPFPVSEAQLEAASTEGQPFAAAVVSPTAESFPVGSRVRFEESEGVWLDGILEQHLQGDGMGTCLIAVPVESGPPQHFTGAYGDLQLVALPGTLAAKVLRDLVPGELIGEMPAAAPELPGTPVLISPTDLAPGTLGLHAVPLHQTARSGCNVRHHYDPAAIEELAASLRAEGQIENATGRWNAEGVVEIVAGESRRRAQLLRAEGGEQGLTLLVNIRELTDAEALSISATENMRRRQMTALEECEAMHRLNEAGRSVEEIQAMFGYKSAQPVADRILVAKNLHTTPRELLDRGELSLACAMVIARAPGQDLQLSMTQDATRAWNRATAAELSKRLTQGQFLVTEARFDVDTSGLQVKRDLFDAFEPYFEDKAAALNLQIQWAQARADKLRQKGKQEFVHVVTDGSFDRYGRVYYGHAGAGRGGYVITVSPQTGAVNEHDQVLLRPGKSVTTDETGKSKVESVKPMPDSAYLAAHQMRATAARTTILGNNHLTLAMAVWGLVLGGSDSGVGRVNLTSVNREHAPIPALEERAEALGQLLAPYTSGTSVHIAALSVSGVRPDPARLLERLIAMTDEELLGHLNTLIARSAYDWSQYNNKDAAKPEYALLASLTGAAAHLAQSFKLTDEWLKRYPRQDLVALAEEAGLGRALVEDCGTLKEMRARILEHADQLHAAGFVPRLVQFPAPPTPAAPATAAD; the protein is encoded by the coding sequence ATGCCCGCAACCGACACTGCCGCCACCCCGAAGAAAACCCGCACCAAAAAGGGCAGCGAGGCGCCCGCCGAGCCGGTGGATTTCAAGACGATGGCGGCCCAGACGCGCGCCAAGATGCAGGCCAGCCACGAGCGCGGCAAGGCGCTGGGCGGCAAAAAGGCCGCTGCCGCTGCCCCCGTGGCGGCCGAGGGCGTGCCGGCCGACACCGACCTGCCCTTCCCCGTGAGTGAGGCGCAGCTGGAGGCGGCCAGCACCGAAGGTCAGCCCTTTGCGGCGGCGGTCGTGTCGCCAACTGCCGAGAGTTTCCCCGTGGGCAGCCGCGTGCGCTTTGAGGAATCCGAAGGCGTGTGGCTGGACGGCATTCTGGAACAGCACCTCCAGGGGGACGGCATGGGCACCTGCCTGATCGCGGTGCCGGTCGAATCTGGGCCGCCCCAGCACTTCACGGGCGCCTACGGAGACCTCCAGCTGGTGGCGCTGCCCGGCACGCTGGCCGCCAAGGTCCTGCGCGACCTTGTGCCCGGCGAGCTGATCGGGGAGATGCCAGCCGCCGCCCCCGAGTTGCCCGGCACGCCGGTCCTGATCAGCCCTACAGATCTGGCGCCCGGCACCCTGGGCCTGCACGCGGTGCCCCTGCACCAGACCGCCCGCAGCGGCTGCAACGTCCGCCACCACTACGACCCGGCCGCGATCGAGGAGCTGGCCGCCAGCCTACGCGCGGAGGGCCAGATCGAAAACGCCACCGGCCGCTGGAACGCCGAGGGTGTGGTGGAGATCGTGGCCGGGGAGTCGCGCCGCCGCGCGCAGCTGCTGCGTGCAGAAGGCGGCGAACAGGGCCTGACCCTGCTGGTCAACATCCGCGAACTGACCGACGCCGAGGCCCTGAGCATCTCCGCGACGGAAAACATGCGCCGCCGCCAGATGACGGCCCTGGAGGAGTGCGAGGCCATGCACCGCCTAAACGAGGCCGGGCGCAGCGTGGAAGAGATCCAGGCGATGTTCGGATACAAGTCGGCGCAGCCGGTGGCCGACCGGATTCTGGTGGCCAAGAATCTGCACACCACCCCGCGCGAGCTGCTGGACCGGGGCGAGCTGAGCCTCGCGTGCGCCATGGTGATCGCCCGGGCACCCGGCCAGGACCTGCAGCTGAGCATGACTCAGGACGCCACCCGTGCCTGGAACCGGGCCACCGCCGCCGAGCTGAGCAAGCGCCTCACGCAGGGCCAGTTCCTGGTAACTGAGGCCCGGTTCGACGTGGACACGTCCGGCCTGCAGGTGAAGCGGGACCTGTTCGACGCCTTCGAGCCCTACTTTGAGGACAAGGCCGCCGCGCTGAACCTGCAGATCCAGTGGGCGCAGGCCCGCGCGGACAAATTGCGCCAGAAGGGCAAGCAGGAGTTCGTGCACGTCGTGACGGACGGCTCCTTCGACCGGTACGGCCGCGTGTACTACGGTCACGCCGGGGCAGGCCGTGGGGGCTACGTGATCACCGTCAGCCCACAGACCGGCGCGGTGAATGAGCACGACCAGGTGCTGCTGCGCCCGGGCAAAAGCGTGACCACCGACGAGACGGGCAAAAGCAAGGTGGAGTCCGTCAAGCCCATGCCTGACAGCGCGTATCTGGCCGCCCACCAGATGCGGGCCACCGCCGCCCGGACGACCATCCTCGGCAACAACCACCTGACCCTGGCGATGGCCGTGTGGGGGCTGGTGCTGGGCGGCAGTGACAGCGGCGTGGGCCGCGTCAACCTGACCAGCGTGAACCGGGAGCACGCGCCCATCCCGGCGCTGGAGGAGCGTGCTGAGGCTCTGGGGCAACTGCTGGCGCCATACACCTCCGGCACGTCCGTCCACATTGCGGCGCTGAGCGTGTCAGGGGTTCGCCCGGATCCGGCGCGGCTGCTGGAACGCCTGATCGCCATGACCGACGAGGAACTGCTAGGGCACCTGAACACCCTGATCGCCCGCAGCGCCTACGACTGGTCCCAGTACAACAACAAGGACGCGGCGAAACCAGAATACGCCCTGCTGGCCAGCCTGACCGGTGCTGCGGCGCATCTGGCGCAGTCGTTCAAGTTGACCGACGAGTGGCTGAAGCGGTACCCGCGCCAGGACCTCGTGGCGCTGGCTGAGGAGGCCGGGCTGGGCCGGGCGCTCGTCGAAGACTGCGGAACCCTCAAGGAAATGCGCGCCCGGATCCTGGAGCACGCTGATCAGTTGCACGCGGCGGGCTTCGTGCCCCGGCTGGTGCAGTTCCCCGCACCGCCCACCCCTGCCGCCCCCGCAACCGCCGCCGACTGA
- a CDS encoding VRR-NUC domain-containing protein, with product MSAAELHAYQRRHPHLFPEVGQRPAPKGAGVPRSVSNGYASEALFQADAVEQLILRGWHVQETLKGSAGNSAVYVTPGWPDLVLYRAPRRIWFAELKQPGRKPSDAQLACHARLRAAGFRVVVAYFLSDLLAVEAEERA from the coding sequence ATGTCGGCCGCCGAGCTGCACGCGTACCAGCGCCGGCACCCTCACCTGTTCCCCGAGGTGGGGCAGCGGCCCGCCCCGAAGGGGGCGGGTGTGCCGCGCAGTGTCAGCAACGGCTACGCCTCAGAGGCCCTGTTCCAGGCCGACGCGGTGGAGCAGCTGATTCTGCGCGGCTGGCATGTGCAGGAGACCCTGAAGGGCAGCGCCGGGAATAGCGCCGTGTACGTCACGCCCGGCTGGCCAGACCTCGTGCTGTACCGCGCGCCCCGGCGCATCTGGTTTGCCGAACTCAAACAGCCGGGCCGCAAGCCCAGCGACGCCCAACTGGCCTGCCACGCCCGTCTGCGGGCCGCTGGCTTCCGCGTGGTCGTTGCCTATTTCCTCTCTGACCTGCTGGCCGTCGAGGCCGAGGAGCGTGCGTGA
- a CDS encoding ParB N-terminal domain-containing protein, whose product MPRKTQSPDAAPTLRIEYLPLDQLARWPGNPKEHAEGAIAASISRFGFRDPLAIDEASGRLIAGHGRLSVLERAHAAGQPAPQFVQVREDGMWLVPVTRGGSFADRDEASAYLIAHNRTGELGGWNDELLAGMLGSLDDALRSVAGFDLDGFLQEQTAAAASVQLPPPPPSEFLNDLITPSAPPAAPPPAADTVATPAAPAAPGAVVAPEAPPAPAAPSITSPPAQGAEEYVQLAFVLPVSERAEVTAAIKHAKGHFGAETSPAAFMAIIRAYAQQHGVGA is encoded by the coding sequence ATGCCCAGGAAAACCCAGAGCCCCGACGCCGCACCGACCCTGCGGATTGAGTACCTGCCCCTGGATCAGCTGGCCCGCTGGCCCGGCAACCCGAAGGAGCACGCCGAGGGCGCCATTGCCGCCAGCATCAGCCGCTTCGGGTTCCGCGACCCCCTGGCGATCGACGAGGCCAGCGGGCGCCTGATCGCCGGCCACGGCCGCCTCAGCGTGCTGGAGCGAGCGCACGCGGCCGGGCAGCCCGCGCCGCAATTCGTGCAGGTGCGCGAGGACGGCATGTGGCTGGTGCCCGTCACGCGCGGCGGCTCGTTTGCCGATCGGGACGAGGCCAGCGCCTACCTGATCGCCCACAACCGCACTGGCGAGCTGGGCGGCTGGAATGACGAGCTGCTGGCCGGGATGCTGGGCAGCCTGGACGACGCCCTGCGCTCAGTGGCCGGGTTTGATTTGGACGGTTTCCTGCAGGAACAGACCGCCGCCGCCGCGAGTGTCCAGTTGCCACCCCCGCCGCCCAGCGAGTTCCTGAACGACCTGATCACGCCCAGCGCGCCGCCTGCTGCGCCCCCACCGGCTGCCGACACGGTGGCCACGCCCGCCGCTCCAGCAGCGCCCGGTGCCGTGGTGGCCCCCGAAGCCCCGCCGGCCCCCGCTGCGCCCAGCATCACGTCCCCGCCCGCCCAGGGCGCCGAGGAGTACGTGCAGCTGGCGTTCGTGTTGCCGGTCAGCGAGCGCGCGGAGGTCACGGCCGCCATCAAGCACGCCAAAGGCCACTTCGGCGCCGAGACCAGCCCGGCGGCCTTCATGGCGATCATCCGCGCGTATGCCCAGCAGCACGGGGTGGGCGCATGA
- a CDS encoding DUF3440 domain-containing protein translates to MDPLSQQAMREALGIAAPAEGLKPFRYNPANSRLKSAETDEDVLTLARARIRHIFELFDHVSVSFSGGKDSTIVLNLALEAARELGRTPLEVVFWDEECIYTENIDYVRRVAADPDVLLKWLCIPVKHRNACSSESPVWYPWAPEDRHLWVRDLPPEAITSLPGYDPADPAARLSIPELSGLLFPPHLGNCVQLLGIRADESLIRRAAVSRRVEDNYIIKDSGGYGGADNVQHAGNVYKAYPIYDWRTDDVWLAPKLLGWDYCRVYDLLDQIGFTPGKQRLAPPFGEEPMQRLDQYHQCEPALWDRMLSRVPGAQTAKRYSRTELYAFGDVPDKPPGITYEAWLRDLVQANFPPKEQVQVSKAIRAHLRMHYRKTADMLAPTVAHPLTGYDWAFFVKMAVRGNFKGRRQPRIGRKTEAEFAAATAKYRADLQPYLQELAEIRALTGETE, encoded by the coding sequence ATGGACCCCCTGAGCCAGCAGGCCATGCGCGAGGCGCTGGGCATCGCGGCCCCCGCCGAGGGCCTCAAGCCCTTCCGGTACAACCCCGCCAATAGCCGCCTGAAGTCGGCCGAGACAGACGAGGACGTGCTGACCCTGGCCCGCGCCCGGATCCGGCACATCTTCGAGCTGTTCGACCACGTGAGTGTGTCCTTCTCGGGGGGCAAGGATTCGACGATCGTGCTGAACCTGGCGCTGGAGGCGGCCCGCGAACTCGGCCGCACGCCGCTGGAAGTCGTGTTCTGGGATGAGGAGTGCATTTACACCGAGAACATCGACTACGTGCGCCGCGTGGCCGCCGACCCGGACGTGCTGCTGAAGTGGCTGTGCATCCCGGTCAAGCACCGCAACGCCTGTTCCAGCGAGTCGCCTGTCTGGTACCCCTGGGCGCCCGAGGACCGCCACCTGTGGGTGCGCGACCTGCCGCCCGAGGCCATCACCAGCCTGCCGGGCTACGACCCTGCGGACCCGGCCGCGCGCCTCAGCATCCCGGAGCTGTCGGGGCTGCTGTTCCCGCCGCACCTGGGCAACTGCGTGCAGCTGCTGGGCATCCGCGCCGACGAGTCCCTGATTCGCCGGGCAGCCGTCAGTCGCCGGGTCGAAGACAACTACATCATCAAGGACTCGGGCGGCTATGGCGGTGCGGACAACGTGCAGCACGCTGGCAACGTCTATAAGGCGTATCCCATCTACGACTGGCGCACGGACGACGTGTGGCTGGCGCCCAAGCTGCTGGGCTGGGATTACTGCCGGGTGTACGACCTGCTGGACCAGATCGGCTTCACGCCGGGCAAGCAGCGCCTCGCGCCGCCCTTTGGCGAGGAGCCCATGCAGCGCCTCGACCAGTACCACCAGTGCGAGCCCGCCCTGTGGGACCGCATGCTCTCCCGCGTGCCGGGCGCCCAGACGGCCAAGCGGTACAGCCGCACCGAGCTGTACGCCTTCGGGGACGTGCCGGACAAACCGCCGGGCATCACGTACGAGGCGTGGCTGCGTGACCTCGTCCAGGCGAATTTCCCGCCCAAGGAACAAGTCCAGGTCAGCAAGGCGATCAGAGCCCACCTCCGGATGCACTACCGGAAAACGGCAGACATGCTCGCCCCCACCGTCGCCCACCCCCTGACGGGTTACGACTGGGCGTTCTTCGTGAAGATGGCCGTGCGCGGCAACTTCAAGGGCCGCCGCCAACCGCGCATCGGCCGCAAAACCGAGGCCGAGTTCGCGGCCGCCACCGCCAAGTACCGCGCCGACCTCCAGCCCTACCTGCAGGAACTGGCTGAGATCCGCGCCCTCACAGGAGAGACCGAATGA
- a CDS encoding ASCH domain-containing protein — MRALSLSRPWTTAIELHGKRTENRTRWTDHPHLMAQAQRMVGEDLALHSSGTYDKQGALYVQRHTGVLYGRKDTADKAITSVARVECLLRAGDPCPPGQEAWYFGDTALLLANVRVLPEPVWVAGGLGFWTVQAAELEKVEAGLAALANQCECGAQADPRQRCVSCREPVCIRCAAYDDDGELFCPSCADARESGPDEGRWA; from the coding sequence GTGAGGGCCCTCTCCCTGTCCCGCCCCTGGACCACGGCGATTGAGCTGCACGGCAAGCGCACGGAAAACCGCACGCGCTGGACCGACCACCCCCACCTCATGGCCCAGGCCCAGCGCATGGTGGGCGAGGACCTGGCCCTGCACAGCAGCGGCACCTATGACAAACAGGGCGCGCTGTACGTGCAGCGGCACACGGGCGTGCTGTACGGCCGCAAGGACACGGCCGACAAGGCCATTACGAGCGTGGCGCGTGTCGAGTGCCTGCTGCGCGCCGGCGACCCCTGCCCACCCGGGCAGGAGGCGTGGTACTTCGGGGACACCGCCCTGCTGCTGGCCAACGTGCGCGTGCTGCCCGAGCCGGTGTGGGTGGCGGGGGGCCTGGGCTTCTGGACCGTGCAGGCCGCCGAGTTGGAGAAGGTGGAAGCCGGACTGGCGGCGCTCGCCAACCAGTGCGAGTGCGGCGCCCAGGCCGACCCGCGCCAGCGGTGCGTGAGCTGCCGTGAGCCGGTGTGCATCCGCTGCGCGGCCTACGACGACGACGGCGAGCTGTTCTGCCCCTCGTGCGCCGATGCCAGGGAAAGCGGGCCGGACGAAGGGCGGTGGGCATGA
- a CDS encoding IbrB-like domain-containing protein — MKRGRDAQPLSRIEWVHRDDLHANGYNPNHVAKPELELLKVSILEDGWTQPIVARPDGEIVDGFHRWTCSGDPRLYALTDGYVPVVRLEPPATGDQMLSTIRHNRARGEHGVLPMAAIVRRLRDEEGLTVEEVMVRCGMEREEVTRLYDRGGMTERGTVGKAEFSKGWTPTR; from the coding sequence ATGAAGCGAGGCCGCGACGCGCAGCCCCTGAGCCGCATTGAGTGGGTCCACCGCGACGACCTGCACGCCAACGGCTACAACCCCAACCACGTCGCCAAGCCGGAACTGGAGCTGCTGAAGGTCAGCATTCTCGAAGACGGCTGGACCCAGCCCATCGTGGCCCGCCCCGACGGCGAGATCGTGGACGGCTTCCACCGCTGGACGTGCAGCGGCGACCCCCGCCTGTACGCCCTCACAGACGGCTACGTGCCCGTGGTGCGTCTGGAGCCGCCCGCCACCGGAGACCAGATGCTCAGCACCATCCGGCACAACCGCGCCCGGGGCGAGCACGGCGTGCTGCCCATGGCGGCTATCGTGCGCCGCCTCAGGGATGAAGAGGGCCTGACCGTGGAAGAGGTCATGGTCCGGTGTGGCATGGAGCGCGAGGAAGTCACCCGCCTGTACGACCGGGGCGGGATGACAGAGCGGGGCACGGTGGGCAAGGCCGAGTTCAGCAAGGGCTGGACGCCCACGCGATAA
- a CDS encoding N-6 DNA methylase, with product MSHIGDPLKLPFAKVLQQVTRLRVSEAFRILVTAGACALTAGQQEALYLDTIKGLHRQDLETIAHAFAQLRLDMEAHPFVDLLGPVYMEIAHQLDKQARGEFFTPYALSYAMAKMTAGDVRDLIEPGKILACNEPACGSGGMILAFSHVLVDGGVSPLHTRWVAQDISDTSCYATYINLTLWGIPATVVCGNTITRETRWAWPNLFWSMARPYGMSEDEARARRLLDAVRSLIAAPAPEPAPPPPAAPAPVVDAKPAPFGAEFGPLFGGPS from the coding sequence GTGAGCCACATTGGAGATCCGCTCAAACTGCCGTTTGCCAAAGTGCTGCAGCAGGTCACCCGCCTGCGCGTCAGCGAAGCCTTCCGGATTTTGGTGACGGCTGGGGCCTGCGCCCTGACGGCGGGCCAGCAGGAGGCCCTGTACCTCGACACCATCAAGGGCCTGCACCGCCAGGACCTGGAAACCATCGCTCACGCCTTCGCGCAGCTGCGCCTGGACATGGAGGCCCACCCGTTTGTGGACCTGCTGGGCCCGGTGTACATGGAGATCGCCCACCAGCTCGACAAACAGGCGCGCGGCGAGTTTTTCACGCCCTACGCCCTGAGCTACGCCATGGCGAAGATGACGGCGGGCGACGTGCGCGACCTGATCGAGCCGGGCAAGATCCTGGCGTGCAATGAGCCCGCCTGTGGCAGCGGCGGCATGATTCTGGCGTTCAGCCACGTCCTCGTGGACGGGGGCGTGAGCCCGCTGCACACGCGCTGGGTGGCCCAGGACATCAGCGACACCAGCTGCTACGCCACCTACATCAACCTCACGCTGTGGGGCATCCCCGCCACCGTCGTCTGCGGCAACACGATCACGCGGGAAACCCGCTGGGCGTGGCCGAACTTGTTCTGGAGCATGGCCCGCCCCTACGGCATGTCCGAGGACGAGGCCCGCGCCCGCCGCCTGCTGGACGCCGTGCGGTCCCTGATCGCCGCGCCCGCCCCTGAACCCGCACCCCCGCCCCCGGCCGCGCCAGCCCCCGTGGTGGACGCAAAGCCCGCCCCCTTCGGGGCTGAATTCGGCCCCTTGTTCGGCGGTCCGTCGTGA
- a CDS encoding phosphoadenosine phosphosulfate reductase domain-containing protein, protein MTAALIPRKQISGQQAWHDAWANVEQVFPAPRLDALVARTLEEMTVQLHGKRAAFAWSGGKDSLVIEWLCAQLGVQACVFAMTNLEYPEFLAWVTDHMPPLLQVINTGQDLAWLRGQPRLLFPQTPQDNARWFRLVQHTAQKRYFGQHRLDVLVLGRRHAEGNHCGPGGVYTNREGVTRYSPIRDWPHEAVLALLKREGYSLPPIYGYPRGWQVGTGNWAQRLYTSSPEQGWDETWQIDPAIVHEAARVLPQAQAYLQRRGVA, encoded by the coding sequence ATGACGGCCGCCCTGATTCCCCGCAAGCAGATCTCGGGGCAGCAGGCCTGGCACGATGCCTGGGCGAACGTCGAGCAGGTGTTTCCTGCCCCGCGCCTGGACGCCCTGGTGGCCCGCACGCTGGAGGAAATGACGGTGCAGCTGCACGGGAAGCGCGCCGCCTTCGCGTGGTCTGGGGGCAAAGACAGCCTCGTGATCGAGTGGCTGTGCGCGCAGCTCGGCGTGCAGGCCTGCGTGTTTGCCATGACCAACTTGGAGTACCCGGAGTTCCTGGCCTGGGTCACCGACCACATGCCGCCCCTCCTGCAGGTGATCAACACGGGGCAGGACCTCGCGTGGCTGCGCGGCCAGCCGCGCCTGCTGTTCCCGCAGACGCCGCAGGACAACGCCCGCTGGTTCCGACTGGTGCAGCACACGGCCCAGAAGCGGTACTTCGGGCAGCACCGCCTCGACGTCCTGGTGCTCGGCCGCCGGCACGCGGAGGGGAACCACTGCGGCCCGGGCGGCGTGTACACCAACCGCGAGGGCGTCACGCGCTACAGCCCCATCCGCGACTGGCCGCACGAAGCAGTCCTCGCGCTCCTGAAACGCGAAGGCTACAGCCTGCCGCCCATTTACGGGTACCCGCGTGGCTGGCAGGTGGGCACCGGCAACTGGGCGCAGCGCCTGTACACGTCCTCGCCGGAACAGGGCTGGGACGAAACCTGGCAGATCGACCCGGCCATCGTGCACGAGGCCGCCCGGGTGCTGCCCCAGGCCCAGGCGTACCTCCAGCGCCGGGGGGTGGCCTGA
- a CDS encoding phage major capsid protein — MSIKDIRHELERAADRKIIPEHRVVPLTILTVLEAGQQSFHKAYYGEILDKQIASVRAMDHVATDLALAKVEHTIQDLTKVRRMHQETHTTSDFPLALAQARDFAQRDAYTLPESDLIQFAFRRPAPNFKPLNATRPGVLSHRFAPIRPEATNIEYASFFQTEEGYTVSDVALALAFTWEMYVNDDLGAFTQAAAQLGVTFRATRAFTILDVILRKAGRIPLQNGELGPTTENLDEIAEWMAQRVDPTTGRRVARKPSDLFVGTKWERMARRSMESEYLVPTGGAGGPLAMRDNRNPVYQMANVHLEDMIADVLEEFPERYAGKGLSADDYIVMANGAQKPIELATLKGYEGGPKTFTRMVNVDETDLEGDFDNRGFALKVHDVVGADLRDPYAVAIAAGN, encoded by the coding sequence ATGAGCATCAAAGACATTCGCCACGAGCTGGAGCGCGCGGCCGACCGCAAGATCATCCCCGAGCACCGCGTGGTGCCCCTGACCATCCTCACGGTGCTCGAAGCCGGCCAGCAGTCGTTCCACAAGGCGTACTACGGCGAAATTCTGGACAAGCAGATTGCCAGCGTGCGCGCCATGGACCACGTGGCGACCGACCTGGCGCTGGCCAAGGTGGAACACACCATCCAGGACCTGACCAAGGTGCGCCGCATGCACCAGGAAACGCACACCACCAGCGACTTCCCCCTGGCGCTGGCGCAGGCGCGCGACTTCGCGCAGCGGGACGCCTACACCCTGCCGGAAAGCGACCTGATTCAGTTCGCCTTCCGGCGCCCCGCCCCCAACTTCAAGCCCCTGAACGCCACGCGCCCGGGCGTGCTGAGCCACCGCTTCGCGCCCATCCGCCCCGAGGCCACGAACATTGAATACGCCAGTTTCTTCCAGACCGAAGAGGGCTACACGGTGTCCGACGTCGCCCTGGCGCTGGCCTTCACGTGGGAGATGTACGTCAACGACGACCTGGGCGCCTTTACCCAGGCGGCCGCGCAGCTGGGCGTGACCTTCCGCGCCACCCGTGCCTTCACCATCCTGGACGTGATTCTGCGCAAGGCGGGGCGTATTCCCCTGCAGAACGGCGAGCTGGGGCCGACCACGGAAAACCTGGACGAGATCGCCGAGTGGATGGCCCAGCGCGTGGACCCCACCACCGGCCGCCGCGTGGCGCGCAAGCCGTCCGATCTGTTCGTGGGGACCAAGTGGGAGCGCATGGCCCGCCGCAGCATGGAGAGCGAGTACCTCGTGCCCACGGGTGGCGCCGGTGGCCCGCTGGCCATGCGCGACAACCGCAACCCGGTCTACCAGATGGCGAACGTCCACCTGGAAGACATGATTGCCGACGTGCTTGAGGAGTTCCCCGAGCGCTACGCCGGCAAGGGCCTGAGCGCCGACGACTACATCGTCATGGCCAACGGGGCGCAGAAGCCCATCGAACTGGCCACCCTGAAGGGCTACGAGGGCGGACCCAAGACCTTCACCCGCATGGTGAACGTGGACGAAACCGACCTGGAAGGCGATTTCGACAACCGGGGCTTCGCCCTAAAGGTGCACGACGTGGTGGGCGCCGACCTGCGCGACCCCTACGCCGTGGCCATCGCCGCCGGCAACTGA
- a CDS encoding ATP-binding protein produces the protein MTTTATPREQAVVTFAQQQLEQARANHAQQHPRPAPIPTVADLLDRVRTGKPAPLYPRLSAVQALGRVQSVPAYVRAVALALHERDCQDGQIFAAPAPGASPISVPCTVCEQARKESALRAQLEASGVAGRYLDPEWRDLQLPPPLDRVERKCRDISKLLDAGVNLLLHSENTGSGKTQAAMLAAKATIRAGRTVAVVNMARLALDVREKYDNKTGEALSEKAALLRMVKPDLLIIDDLGAGEPDAASIERRLLFLALDERQVRRKSVIVTTNLKLATPQGTKEPSLASIFGARVLARLQPLTILHVNHGINFRAQPGQVSW, from the coding sequence ATGACCACCACCGCCACCCCAAGAGAACAGGCTGTCGTGACCTTCGCGCAGCAACAGCTGGAACAGGCCCGCGCGAACCACGCCCAGCAGCACCCCCGCCCCGCACCCATCCCCACCGTGGCTGACCTGCTGGACCGCGTGCGCACGGGCAAACCCGCACCCCTGTATCCCCGCCTCTCGGCCGTGCAGGCTCTGGGCCGCGTGCAAAGCGTGCCGGCCTACGTGCGCGCCGTGGCCCTGGCGCTGCATGAGCGTGACTGCCAGGACGGCCAGATCTTTGCGGCGCCTGCACCCGGTGCGTCGCCCATCAGTGTGCCCTGCACGGTCTGCGAGCAGGCCCGCAAGGAAAGCGCGCTGCGCGCCCAGTTGGAAGCCAGTGGCGTGGCCGGACGCTACCTCGATCCTGAATGGCGCGACCTGCAACTGCCACCACCACTGGACCGCGTGGAACGCAAGTGCCGTGATATCTCCAAGCTGCTGGACGCGGGCGTGAACCTGTTGCTGCACAGCGAAAATACGGGCAGCGGCAAAACGCAGGCGGCCATGCTCGCCGCCAAGGCCACCATCCGCGCGGGCCGCACGGTCGCCGTGGTGAACATGGCGCGCCTGGCGCTGGACGTGCGCGAGAAGTACGACAACAAGACCGGCGAAGCCCTCAGCGAGAAGGCCGCGCTGCTGCGCATGGTGAAGCCGGATCTTCTGATCATTGACGACCTGGGCGCGGGCGAGCCCGACGCGGCCAGCATTGAGCGCCGCCTGCTGTTCCTGGCGCTCGACGAACGGCAGGTGCGCCGCAAGTCGGTCATTGTCACCACAAACCTGAAGCTGGCCACGCCGCAGGGCACGAAGGAGCCCAGTCTGGCCAGCATTTTCGGTGCGCGCGTTCTGGCGCGGCTGCAACCGTTGACCATCTTGCACGTCAACCACGGCATCAACTTTCGCGCCCAGCCGGGGCAGGTGAGCTGGTGA
- a CDS encoding class II glutamine amidotransferase, with protein sequence MCGLYGFHSRGRPPQADLLRALAGLAGTRGPHAHGHANQGVRHVALGALRPEGVAGVTGSVIGHARMATAGHYQDLAAAQPLQAGRLFLAHNGTVPGHELLAAAHGLTLATGSDSEVLAQLLAQAGTLAGQAAVLEALTPGLPLALLALEGDTLTSARRGHPLHVRRAPEGTYLCSLPFAGSEPLPDATVWHFGPQGEASHALATTADLRRNQGGPAWTP encoded by the coding sequence ATGTGCGGCCTCTATGGCTTCCACAGCCGCGGCCGCCCGCCGCAGGCGGACCTGCTGCGCGCCCTGGCCGGGCTGGCTGGCACCCGGGGCCCCCACGCCCACGGGCACGCGAACCAGGGCGTGCGCCACGTCGCACTGGGCGCCCTGCGGCCCGAGGGGGTGGCCGGCGTGACCGGCAGCGTCATCGGGCACGCGCGCATGGCCACCGCTGGCCACTACCAGGACCTCGCAGCCGCCCAGCCCCTGCAGGCAGGCCGCCTGTTCCTGGCCCATAACGGCACCGTGCCCGGCCACGAGCTGCTGGCCGCCGCGCACGGCCTGACGTTGGCCACCGGCAGTGACAGCGAGGTCCTCGCGCAGCTGCTCGCCCAGGCCGGCACGCTGGCCGGACAAGCAGCAGTACTCGAGGCGCTGACCCCAGGGCTGCCGCTCGCGCTGCTGGCCCTGGAGGGTGACACGCTCACCTCTGCCCGGCGTGGCCACCCGCTGCACGTCCGGCGCGCCCCCGAAGGCACGTACCTGTGCAGCCTGCCCTTTGCGGGCAGTGAACCTCTGCCCGACGCCACGGTCTGGCACTTCGGACCCCAGGGCGAGGCCTCGCACGCGCTGGCCACCACGGCGGACCTGCGCCGCAACCAGGGAGGCCCCGCATGGACCCCCTGA